CTGGGGGTCCGTGCCCCGCACGATCCAGATGCACTGGGGCGGGCAGACCTTGGCGCAGATCCCGCAGGAGGTGCACTTGATCTTGTCCTCCTGGGTGTCGTAGACCAGGAAGGGGATGTAGCGGAAGTTCTCGGGCAGCGGCAGCTTCTCCTTCGGATACTGCACGGTGAACACGCCGCGGGCCCGCGGGCCCTGGCGGGCCGGGAGATGGCGCGGCTGATAACGCCCGCCCTCGAAGAGATAGCGGACGTCCTCAAGATAGGAGTAAATAAAATGCTTCAGCGTGACGCCGAGGCCCTTGAGGATGCCGAGACCGTAGATCATCGCGCGTCGCCTCCCGCTTGCAGGCTAACGGTCGACCTCGCCCAGCACGATGTCGATGCTGCCCAGGATGACCACCACGTCGGCCACCTTGTGGCCCTTGCACATCTCGTTTAAGGCAGTGAGATTGATGAAGGAAGGCGCCCGGATGTGATAGCGATAGGGGTTGGGGCTGCCGTCGCTGACGATGTAGAAGCCCAGCTCCCCCTTCGGGTTCTCCACGCGTCCATAGGCCTGACCCGCCGGCACGCGGATCATATATTGCTTCTTGCCTGCCTGGATCTCCCCCTTGGGGATCTGATCCAGGGCCTGGCGGAGGATGCGCAGGGATTGCCACATCTCATCGATGCGGATCAAGTAGCGATCGTAAACGTCCCCGTTGTAGCGGACCGCCACGTCGAAGTCGAAGCGATCGTAGATGCTGTAAGGCTCCGCCCGGCGCACGTCGTAGGGGATGCCCGAGGCGCGCAGCACCGGCCCCGCCGTGCTGTAGGCCACCGCGAGGTCCGGCGGGAGCACCCCTACCCCCTGACAGCGCGCCTTGATCAGCTCGTTGTGGGTGAGGTAACGATCCAGCTCCTCGATGGCCCGGGGGAGGCGGTTATAAACCAGCTCCTTCGCCCGGGCGATCCAGTCGTCGGAGACGTCGTGGGCCACGCCGCCGAAGCGCATGTAATTGCACATCATCCGGGATCCCGAAGCCTCCTCGAAGAGGTCCAGGATCAGCTCCCGTTCCTCGATCGCGTAAAGGGCAGGGGTGAAGAAGGCTCCCAGATCGTTGAGAAGGAACCCGATAGCCCACAGGTGGTTCACGATCCGGGTGAACTCCGCCATGATCACCCGCAGATACTCCGCCCGCTCCGGGGGCTTGATCCCCAGCAGCTTCTCCACGGCGATGGCGTATCCCAGGTTGTTGCTCATCGAACAGATGTAGTCGAGCCGATCCGTGTAGGGCATGTTCTGGAGATACATATTGCGCTCGCCGATCTTCTCGTGGTTGCGGTGGAGGTAACCCATGACCGGCTCCAGGCGCACGATGGTCTCCCCATCCAGGGTGACCACCATGCGGAAGACCCCGTGAGTGCTGGGGTGCTGGGGGCCCATGTTGACCACCAGCCGCTCGGTGCGCAGGGTCTTCGGCTCCACCACCTCCCCCGTGTCCGCCCGGGCGAACTGCCCCATGCCGATGTAAAGCAGCTCGTCGGAGGTGTCCTCGACCTGGTCGGGATCCCAGTCCAGGGGATACTGGACGTTGTCGCGCCAGAAGACCCGATCCTCTGCCCGCACGTGATGACCGGAAGGCCATCGGCTGCTGAAGGGCTTGTGCTCCTCCTCGTAGTAAGGCTCCTTCCAGTCCTTGCGCAGGGGATGTCCGTGGAATCCCTCCCACAGCAGGATCCGCTTCAGGTTCGGGTGGCCGACGAAACGGATTCCCATCAGATCCCAGGCCTCTCGCTCCTGGAAATCCGCTCCCGGCCACACTGAGACCAGGGAGGGCACGGTGGCCCCATCCCGGGGGGTCCGGGCTTTGAACACCAGGGGGCCGCCGCCCTCGAGGCGGTAGGCGTGGTAGACCACCTCGAAATAGCCCTGCTCGATATAGTCGACCGCGGTCACGCTGGAGAGATAGCGGTAGCCCAGCTCATCCCGGATGAAGCGGGCGGCCTCCACCAGAACGTCGTTGGCGATCACCACGCCCTCGTATTCCGCGGGCTGGACGGCGTCGCCGAAGCGCTCCTTCAGGGTTGCCAGATCGCCTTTCAGCTCCGCCAGCGGAGCCGCCTTCGTCTTCGTCGGCGCACTCATCCCCACCTCCCCTGGAGGGCATGATCAGGCGAAAGGGATCCCATGGACATTGCGCACGCGCAACGTTTCCCGAGGCTCATCACGCGCCCTTCTCGGATCCCGCGGAAGCCTCCGGGGATCCTCCCTGCTGCGCGCGCAGCTCGGCCAACCGGGCGCGGATCTCCGGCAGACGTCGGGGGTCGATCAGATCCGGCCCCAGGATCGGCACCGGGATGGCTTCGGATTCCCCTTTCTGATACCAAGGAACCTCCCGCACGGACTGGCGCTCGATCTTGGCATAGAGCTTGAGCAGCCCGTGCAACAGGGCCTCCGGCCGCGGCGGACAACCCGGCACATACACGTCCACCGGGATGAACTTGTCAATGCCGGAGACCACGTTGTAGCCCTCTTTGAAGGGGCCGCCGCCCGTGGCGCAGGCGCCCATGGAGATCACGTATTTGGGCTCCGGCATCTGGTTGTAGAGGCGAACGATCTGGGGAACCATCTTCTTGGTCACAGTGCCGGAGACGATCATGAGGTCCGCCTGCCGGGGGCTGGGGCGCATCAGCTCGGATCCGAAGCGGGCGATGTCGAAGCGGCTGGCCGCCGCGCAGATCATCTCGATGGCGCAGCAGGCGAGGCCGAACATCATCGGCCAGACCGATCGCTTGCGCCCCCAGTTATAGATGTAGCTCACGAAGCGGTCGATGGTGGT
The window above is part of the Thermoflexus hugenholtzii JAD2 genome. Proteins encoded here:
- a CDS encoding 4Fe-4S binding protein, coding for MIYGLGILKGLGVTLKHFIYSYLEDVRYLFEGGRYQPRHLPARQGPRARGVFTVQYPKEKLPLPENFRYIPFLVYDTQEDKIKCTSCGICAKVCPPQCIWIVRGTDPQTGRPRPEPEAFYIDATICMSCGFCAEFCPFDAIKMDHDYELSAYERYESLLFDLPRLLKPDTYHAQIHPSDWARELAEKEAEKAKKGEKAEKAPARASS
- a CDS encoding NADH-quinone oxidoreductase subunit D — translated: MGQFARADTGEVVEPKTLRTERLVVNMGPQHPSTHGVFRMVVTLDGETIVRLEPVMGYLHRNHEKIGERNMYLQNMPYTDRLDYICSMSNNLGYAIAVEKLLGIKPPERAEYLRVIMAEFTRIVNHLWAIGFLLNDLGAFFTPALYAIEERELILDLFEEASGSRMMCNYMRFGGVAHDVSDDWIARAKELVYNRLPRAIEELDRYLTHNELIKARCQGVGVLPPDLAVAYSTAGPVLRASGIPYDVRRAEPYSIYDRFDFDVAVRYNGDVYDRYLIRIDEMWQSLRILRQALDQIPKGEIQAGKKQYMIRVPAGQAYGRVENPKGELGFYIVSDGSPNPYRYHIRAPSFINLTALNEMCKGHKVADVVVILGSIDIVLGEVDR
- a CDS encoding NADH-quinone oxidoreductase subunit B, with the translated sequence MDELRDLNTMPVPSELRHNVFVTTIDRFVSYIYNWGRKRSVWPMMFGLACCAIEMICAAASRFDIARFGSELMRPSPRQADLMIVSGTVTKKMVPQIVRLYNQMPEPKYVISMGACATGGGPFKEGYNVVSGIDKFIPVDVYVPGCPPRPEALLHGLLKLYAKIERQSVREVPWYQKGESEAIPVPILGPDLIDPRRLPEIRARLAELRAQQGGSPEASAGSEKGA